The following coding sequences lie in one Arachis ipaensis cultivar K30076 chromosome B05, Araip1.1, whole genome shotgun sequence genomic window:
- the LOC107643703 gene encoding auxilin-related protein 2-like isoform X4: MLEDYTNSRQGKEQECRKLWAKSLAERNQRDLQTQGEQAERHRLAETLDFEIKRWAAGNEGNLRALLSTLHYAKALAEKNQRDLQTQRAS; encoded by the exons ATGCTTGAAGATTACACCAACTCGCGGCAAGGAAAAGAGCAAGAATGTCGTAAGCTGTGG GCAAAATCATTAGCTGAGAGGAACCAACGGGATCTACAAACTCAAGGAGAGCAAGCTGAGAGACAT AGGCTTGCAGAGACACTGGATTTTGAAATTAAGCGCTGGGCTGCAGGAAATGAAGGGAACTTGCGTGCTTTGCTCTCCACCTTACACTAC GCAAAAGCATTAGCAGAGAAGAACCAGCGGGATCTACAAACTCAAAGAGCAAGCTGA
- the LOC107643703 gene encoding auxilin-related protein 2-like isoform X3, translated as MYFNLNSKTTEWKQERGIEFKYDDAKSLAERNQRDLQTQGEQAERHRLAETLDFEIKRWAAGNEGNLRALLSTLHYAKALAEKNQRDLQTQRAS; from the exons atgtattttaatttgaattcaaAAACTACAGAATGGAAACAAGAGAGAGGCATTGAGTTCAAATATGATGAT GCAAAATCATTAGCTGAGAGGAACCAACGGGATCTACAAACTCAAGGAGAGCAAGCTGAGAGACAT AGGCTTGCAGAGACACTGGATTTTGAAATTAAGCGCTGGGCTGCAGGAAATGAAGGGAACTTGCGTGCTTTGCTCTCCACCTTACACTAC GCAAAAGCATTAGCAGAGAAGAACCAGCGGGATCTACAAACTCAAAGAGCAAGCTGA
- the LOC107643703 gene encoding auxilin-related protein 2-like isoform X2 yields MLEDYTNSRQGKEQECRKLWAKSLAERNQRDLQTQGEQAERHRLAETLDFEIKRWAARKEGNLRALPSTLQYVLWPECGWQPVFLTDLIIGAAVKKAYRKATLCIHPNKVQQKGATLQ; encoded by the exons ATGCTTGAAGATTACACCAACTCGCGGCAAGGAAAAGAGCAAGAATGTCGTAAGCTGTGG GCAAAATCATTAGCTGAGAGGAACCAACGGGATCTACAAACTCAAGGAGAGCAAGCTGAGAGACAT AGGCTTGCAGAGACATTGGATTTTGAAATTAAGCGCTGGGCTGCAAGAAAAGAGGGGAACTTGCGGGCTTTGCCCTCCACTTTACAATAT GTGCTGTGGCCTGAATGTGGTTGGCAACCAGTTTTTTTAACTGATTTAATTATAGGCGCTGCTGTTAAAAAGGCTTATAGGAAAGCTACACTGTGCATTCATCCTAATAAAGTGCAACAGAAGGGTGCCACTCTTCAATAG
- the LOC107643702 gene encoding probable inactive serine/threonine-protein kinase slob2: MAPRVKGKGVKGHRSSRTTAAAAISTTSTSSGTSVVPDFQSGSLSQQLYLMVPNPGYTGLLPPSWPTPGCMGPPPPPPPPISIPPPLRNSNLLVDSVTPRSSSTSPPSETASVPNSVTKERLVPDGKTSWLPFLPGSQKITEIIKKRYDKPYKKFGDVPLPTKKLWFKEWKSHFLIDDDDDEFF, from the exons ATGGCTCCTCGGGTCAAGGGTAAAGGTGTCAAGGGTCATAGAAGTTCTCGCACCACTGCCGCAGCCGCTATTTCAACCACCTCCACCTCTTCTGGGACTTCGGTTGTGCCAGATTTTCAGTCAGGATCACTTAGCCAGCAACTGTATTTGATGGTACCTAATCCAGGCTACACGGGTCTTCTTCCACCAAGTTGGCCTACTCCAGGATGTATGGGTCCCCCTCCTCCACCCCCTCCTCCAATTTCGATTCCTCCTCCGCTTCGCAATTCCAATCTATTAGTTGATTCAGTGACACCTAGAAGCTCTAGTACATCTCCTCCATCAGAGACTGCATCGGTTCCTAATAGTGTCACAAAAGAAAGATTGGTTCCCGATGGAAAAACAAG TTGGTTACCTTTCCTTCCTGGTTCTCAGAAGATTACAGAGATCATCAAGAAACGATATGATAAACCGTACAAAAAGTTTGGAGATGTCCCTCTTCCGACAAAGAAGCTTTGGTTTAAGGAGTGGAAG AGCCACTTtcttattgatgatgatgatgatgagtttttCTAG
- the LOC107643703 gene encoding auxilin-related protein 2-like isoform X1, with protein MYFNLNSKTTEWKQERGIEFKYDDAKSLAERNQRDLQTQGEQAERHRLAETLDFEIKRWAARKEGNLRALPSTLQYVLWPECGWQPVFLTDLIIGAAVKKAYRKATLCIHPNKVQQKGATLQ; from the exons atgtattttaatttgaattcaaAAACTACAGAATGGAAACAAGAGAGAGGCATTGAGTTCAAATATGATGAT GCAAAATCATTAGCTGAGAGGAACCAACGGGATCTACAAACTCAAGGAGAGCAAGCTGAGAGACAT AGGCTTGCAGAGACATTGGATTTTGAAATTAAGCGCTGGGCTGCAAGAAAAGAGGGGAACTTGCGGGCTTTGCCCTCCACTTTACAATAT GTGCTGTGGCCTGAATGTGGTTGGCAACCAGTTTTTTTAACTGATTTAATTATAGGCGCTGCTGTTAAAAAGGCTTATAGGAAAGCTACACTGTGCATTCATCCTAATAAAGTGCAACAGAAGGGTGCCACTCTTCAATAG